AACACACAGCCATTGGCACTCGATCCGGGCGCCTCTCCCAGGCGCGGCTGCTTTTGCCGGTCATCGATCCGGGCGCCTCTCCCAGGCGCGGCTTGTCATTGATTTGGGCGCCCCGCGCGGGGCGCATTGATGACTTTTTGCGAAGTCATCAATGTTCACGTTTCTCTCCTAATCCCAGATCCTGGACCATCCAGGGCGGTCGCCGCTGCCGGTTTCCGTCAGGGCGAAAGACAGTCTCGTCCGCGTCAGACGAACTCCGTGCATCTCGTCATCTTCAAAACCCAGCAGGGCGCCCAGCACCTCAGCGGGACGGGCACTGCCCGCCTCCCCCTTGAGGGCGAGGGAAAATTTCAGGGACCGGTCGTCTGTCGCTTCCATGGACAGGATGAACTCTTTGAGATCCACGGTCTTCTCCTTGCCCTTTCTCACCCTGACGACCTCGATGATGTCTTGCTCCATGAAACGGCTAACCAGTTTCTCAAGCCCGTCGGCCGGTTCCGGAAGCCCGGCGGTGTATTCCATGGACCGGACCCGTCCGTTGAGTGCCGCCCCGTCCAGTGACGTTTTCCACGCGGCCAGGATGCGGACACCGTCCGGAAGCTGCAGGTTGACCTTTTCCATCAGTTCATCAGAAGGCATGGCCAGGTTGAGTTCCAGATCCAGCCATTCGGCCAGGGCCTCTGTAGCGGTGGGCAGCGAGAGAGCGAAGTTGATCCTCGGTTTCGGGCTGTAGCCCCCCGTAAAGGCGAGTGGAATAGACGCCCTGCGGCAGGCACGCTCGAACAGCCGCACCATCTCGAGGTGGCCAAGGAACCTGATGTCCCCGGTACGCTCGAAAACAGTCCTGACCCTGCGGATCGGGCGGTCCGCCTCCCTCATGGGGTCAGAGGCCTCCGGAACCTCTTCTCCCGGCCCGTCAGGCCCGGTTGCCAGGCGGATCGGGGGAAGGTTTGCCATCTGCTCGGTTGTGCACGCCCCGCAGCCCTGGCACCCCTCATCCCGGCAATCCGGGGTCACCTCTCCCCGGATCCCCTTGCGGTACTCTGCGAGGAGGAAATCTTTCGTGACGCCTGCGGACAGGTGATCCCATGGCATCACCTCTGATTCATCCCTTTGGCGGGATGCGTACCAGGCCGGATCCAGTCCGACCTTCACAAAGGCAGACCGCCACCTTTCCCATTTGAAATGCTCTTCCCACCCGTCCCTCACCGCACCGCTGCGCCATGCGGCCTCAATGACGGATGACATCCTGCGATCACCCCTTGCCAAGGCGGCTTCGAGGAGAGCCTGGTCCGTGCGGCTCCACCGCACCTGGATCTTCCGGCCGCGGAGCCTGCCCTTGAGATAGTCGAGTCTCCTTTTGAGTTCCGGTTCAGGCTCCTGGGATGCCCACTGGAAGGGAGTGTGAGCCTTGGGAACGAAGGGGGAGATGTTGGCGGTGATCCGCGCATTGCCGGGCGCGTTTTCTGCGATAGAGTTGACCAGTCCGACGATCCCGTCAAGGTCCTCGTCTGTTTCGGTGGGCAGACCGATCATGAAATACAGTTTGACAGCCTCCCATCCGTTTTCGAACACCCAGCCCGCCGTCCGAAGGATCTCGTCGTCAGAAAACCCCTTGTTGAGGACACGTCGGAGCCTGTCAGTACCGGCTTCCGGAGCCAGGGTGAACCCTGTCCTGCGGACCCGGAGGATCTGGCGGGCCACTTCCTGGGTCAGCCCCCCGATGCGCATGGAAGGCAGGGAGATGGAAACCCGTTCCTGGCCGTAACGGTCCATGAGGGAACCGAGCACTTCGTCGAGGGGACCAAAGTCACCGATGCTCAGGCTGGTGAGGGCAAGGTCCTCGTACCCTGTGGCGGTAAGGGCCACATCGGCCGTTTCCAGGACGGAGGCCACGGTACGCTCCCTGACAGGACGCGTGACCATCCCCGCATGGCAGAAACGGCATCCCCTGGTGCAGCCCCGGGTGGCCTCAATGTTGACCCGATCGTGGATGGGGGGCAGGAACGGAACCATGAAAGCCGAGATCGGCAGGATCTCGTCGAGATCCTCTACGGTGCTCGCCAGGACCAGTCCCGCACCTTCGGGTCCTGCAATGGCCCGGATCGTTCCGTCTTCGTTGTATTCCGGGAGATAATCAGCCGGATCGTAAACGCCGTCGAGTTCCCTGATGGCGGACATGGTCACCGTCCGGCTCCAACCGCGATCACGGCTCTCGAGGGCGGTCCGCAGCATGGCCAGCCACTGACGTTCCCCGTCACCCAGGTAGAACAGGTCGAAAAAGTCAGCCAGCGGTTCCGGGTTGAATACGCATGGCCCTCCGCCGATGATGATGGGGTGATCCTCGTTGCGCTCACCGGCCTTGTGAGGGATGCCGGCCGCATCCAGGACGGT
This bacterium DNA region includes the following protein-coding sequences:
- a CDS encoding TIGR03960 family B12-binding radical SAM protein; translation: MKDCSNISSKRMSPVSWDILLGKVQKPSRYLGIEINSVHKKAGEVRLRAALVFPDLYEVGMSHLGTQILYSIGNLLEGVQVERVFLPEGDMLDLLRSEGLDLATLESRTPLAKCHLLGVTLQSELTYTNILTVLDAAGIPHKAGERNEDHPIIIGGGPCVFNPEPLADFFDLFYLGDGERQWLAMLRTALESRDRGWSRTVTMSAIRELDGVYDPADYLPEYNEDGTIRAIAGPEGAGLVLASTVEDLDEILPISAFMVPFLPPIHDRVNIEATRGCTRGCRFCHAGMVTRPVRERTVASVLETADVALTATGYEDLALTSLSIGDFGPLDEVLGSLMDRYGQERVSISLPSMRIGGLTQEVARQILRVRRTGFTLAPEAGTDRLRRVLNKGFSDDEILRTAGWVFENGWEAVKLYFMIGLPTETDEDLDGIVGLVNSIAENAPGNARITANISPFVPKAHTPFQWASQEPEPELKRRLDYLKGRLRGRKIQVRWSRTDQALLEAALARGDRRMSSVIEAAWRSGAVRDGWEEHFKWERWRSAFVKVGLDPAWYASRQRDESEVMPWDHLSAGVTKDFLLAEYRKGIRGEVTPDCRDEGCQGCGACTTEQMANLPPIRLATGPDGPGEEVPEASDPMREADRPIRRVRTVFERTGDIRFLGHLEMVRLFERACRRASIPLAFTGGYSPKPRINFALSLPTATEALAEWLDLELNLAMPSDELMEKVNLQLPDGVRILAAWKTSLDGAALNGRVRSMEYTAGLPEPADGLEKLVSRFMEQDIIEVVRVRKGKEKTVDLKEFILSMEATDDRSLKFSLALKGEAGSARPAEVLGALLGFEDDEMHGVRLTRTRLSFALTETGSGDRPGWSRIWD